A window of the Bradyrhizobium ottawaense genome harbors these coding sequences:
- a CDS encoding ABC transporter substrate-binding protein, translated as MRRREVILLLTGTILASSTVVRAQQLGRPRRIGVVMLYPEKDPQGQLRSTAFQQQLEKLGWTVGGNLQINFKWGTGDANWVQSATEDVLNGKPDVLLANGDPAIKAAQRATRTVPVIFIGSGDPVGDGLIQSLAHPGGNLTGFAVMEPSLGAKLLGILKQVAPHVTRVATLVNPDNATHKRITALLEAAAPNFGVEIVSAPGRETAEIETAMSQWGQGLGYGVIVPSDPATNSRRGLVVELAARYRLPTIYSLRSAVVDGGLMSYGVDIIELFRQAAIYADRIVKGEKPAELPVQLPAKFELVANLKTAKAQGFDIPPSLLSTADEVIE; from the coding sequence ATGAGGCGACGCGAAGTCATCCTCTTGCTCACGGGCACGATCCTTGCCAGTTCGACCGTTGTGCGCGCGCAGCAGCTCGGGCGGCCACGCCGGATCGGGGTCGTCATGCTGTACCCGGAGAAAGATCCGCAAGGGCAACTTCGTTCGACTGCCTTCCAGCAACAGCTTGAGAAATTAGGCTGGACGGTCGGCGGAAATCTCCAGATCAATTTCAAGTGGGGCACGGGCGATGCCAATTGGGTGCAGTCTGCAACCGAAGATGTCCTAAACGGGAAGCCGGATGTATTGCTGGCAAATGGCGATCCGGCGATCAAGGCGGCACAAAGGGCGACCCGTACAGTTCCGGTCATATTCATCGGCAGCGGTGATCCGGTGGGCGATGGTTTGATTCAAAGCCTCGCCCACCCGGGCGGCAACCTGACTGGTTTTGCTGTGATGGAGCCAAGTCTGGGCGCAAAGCTGCTTGGAATACTGAAGCAGGTCGCGCCGCACGTCACCCGCGTTGCCACCCTAGTGAATCCGGACAATGCCACCCACAAGCGAATTACTGCCCTGCTGGAGGCCGCCGCCCCGAACTTTGGCGTCGAAATCGTCTCGGCGCCTGGCCGTGAAACTGCCGAGATTGAAACCGCGATGAGCCAATGGGGGCAGGGATTGGGCTATGGTGTTATCGTGCCGTCGGACCCCGCGACCAATTCCCGCCGTGGACTTGTCGTTGAGCTGGCAGCGCGCTATCGGCTGCCGACCATTTACTCGCTGCGGAGCGCCGTCGTCGATGGTGGCCTGATGTCCTATGGCGTCGATATCATCGAACTGTTTCGCCAAGCCGCAATTTATGCCGATCGCATCGTCAAAGGTGAAAAGCCTGCCGAATTGCCAGTGCAACTGCCTGCGAAATTTGAGTTGGTCGCGAACTTGAAAACCGCCAAGGCACAAGGCTTCGATATACCACCCTCGCTGCTGTCAACCGCCGACGAAGTGATCGAATAA
- a CDS encoding ABC transporter substrate-binding protein produces the protein MRRREFITLVGGAAASWPFGTEAQQSDRVKRVGVLFARAQNDGQVHAQVYEQEMQKLGWSKDHNVRFDYRWAAGDPERISTFAKEVVDARPDVIVGHTTAAVAALLRETRTIPIVFIGVTDPIGSGFVTSLSRPGGNLTGFVDLEPSLGSKWVELLKQMVPNLTRLGCIFNPATAVGGGSYYMSSVESAASSLGVQAVATPAHNAEEIERVLTSLAGDPAAGLVVMPDIFNGVHRTLIISTANHLRVPAVYAFRFFATGGGLASYGIDLTDLFRRGAVYTDRVLRGALAADLPVQLPTKFELVINLKTAKELGLEVPPSLVARADEVIE, from the coding sequence ATGCGACGACGCGAGTTCATCACACTGGTTGGCGGCGCCGCGGCTTCGTGGCCGTTCGGGACCGAAGCACAGCAGTCCGATCGGGTAAAGCGCGTTGGTGTGCTTTTCGCCCGCGCACAGAATGATGGTCAAGTCCATGCTCAAGTCTACGAGCAAGAGATGCAGAAGCTGGGTTGGTCTAAGGATCACAATGTCCGCTTTGACTACCGCTGGGCGGCCGGAGACCCTGAACGCATATCAACATTCGCGAAAGAGGTGGTGGACGCGCGGCCCGACGTGATTGTTGGTCACACAACCGCGGCGGTTGCGGCTCTGCTGCGCGAAACGCGCACCATTCCGATTGTGTTCATAGGGGTCACCGATCCGATTGGCAGCGGCTTCGTAACCAGCCTCTCACGGCCCGGTGGGAACCTCACGGGTTTCGTCGACTTGGAGCCTTCACTCGGAAGTAAGTGGGTGGAATTGCTGAAACAGATGGTACCCAACCTCACGCGCCTCGGTTGCATATTCAATCCAGCGACGGCAGTAGGCGGGGGATCGTATTACATGAGTTCAGTGGAGTCGGCTGCCTCGTCGTTGGGAGTCCAAGCCGTTGCAACGCCCGCTCACAATGCTGAGGAGATAGAACGAGTCCTCACCTCCCTCGCGGGGGATCCCGCTGCGGGCCTCGTTGTAATGCCAGACATCTTTAATGGGGTTCATCGAACTCTGATTATTTCGACCGCCAATCATCTACGGGTACCCGCGGTCTACGCATTCCGGTTCTTCGCCACCGGCGGCGGACTGGCGTCGTACGGGATCGACCTCACAGACCTTTTTAGGCGGGGAGCCGTATACACCGACCGTGTGCTTCGCGGCGCGCTGGCAGCCGACCTTCCGGTTCAGTTACCCACCAAATTCGAGTTGGTCATCAACCTCAAAACCGCCAAGGAGTTGGGCCTCGAAGTTCCTCCCTCGCTAGTCGCCCGCGCCGACGAGGTGATAGAATAG